The Vanacampus margaritifer isolate UIUO_Vmar chromosome 20, RoL_Vmar_1.0, whole genome shotgun sequence genome contains the following window.
ACACATGCGACTGAAACACTCACACATGcgactgaaacactctcacttGACGACTGAATTGCTCTCGCTCATGcgactgaaacactctcacacatgcGACTGAAACATTCTCACTTGACGACATGAATTCCTCTGACATGCAACTGAAACGATCTCACTTGGTGACTGAATTGCTCTCGCACATGcgactgaaacactctcacttGACGACTGAATTCCTCTCAGACATgcaactgaaacactctcacttGGCGAATGAAACAATCACACTCAACGACTGAaacgctctcacacacacgaCCTACGTCATGTGCGCGTGCAGGTCCCTGTCTCACGTGTCGGCGTTCACGCACACACCGGCGGCGGCCTGTGTCGTTTCCGGGACTCTGGCTTCATTCCTGGCTCTGCTGGTGAGTCTTCGCGACCTGATCGAGATGATGTCCATCGGCACGCTGCTGGCGTACACGCTGGTCAGCGTTTGCGTGCTGCTCCTGCGCTACCAGCCCGACCACGAGGAAAGCGAGGGTCTTCCCGCCAAAGACCGCCTGGACATTGACTGTAGGATCATAAAGCATCAACGCCGTGCGTCTAACATGTACACAATCATGTTACGTAAATGACAGTTCCAATTTATCGCCAGGCTCCTCCATTGACGACCCCTCAGACGGCGAAGGCGACCACGGCGACTTCCACACGGGCCCCGCGTCGCCGCTGCAAAGGCTCCTGGGAGCTCATTACCAGACTTTGCGAGCGCGGCTCGGCGTTCCCGCGGCGTCCGCGCGGCCCACGGCCTGGACCGGTCGCACGGTGACGCGCTGCACCCTGGCCTTCTTCTTCCTGTCCTTCCTGCTGTGGACGGCGGTCATCTTTGGCGTGGAGCGTGGCGCCGGGACGGGCGCCGCCATTTGGGGTCTGACGGCGGCGCTGCTGGCGGCCGCCTTGGCCGCGCTTTTGCTCATCGTGCTGCGGCAGCCGCAGAGCGGGCGGAGCTTGGCCTACATGGCGCCGTGCGTGCCGTTTGTTCccgcggcggccatcttggtcaACAGCTACCTGATGCTCAAGTTGTCGCCGCTCACCTGGGCGCGCTTCGCCATCTGGTGCGCCATCGGTGAGTCGGCACAAAGATGCCGTGTCGCTAGTCGGTCCTGATGTTGTTGTGTGCTCAGGCCTGCTGATCTACGCGCTGTACGGCGTGTGGCACAGCTCTCTGGAGGTGAGCGCCCGCGAGGAAGAAGCGCACGCCAGCTCCTACCAACGCTTCGACGACCACCTGGACGAGACTTTCGCCGCCCCCGAGGATGACGAGCCCTACCGGGGCTGGGCCGCCCCCCATGAGCAGGACTCGCGCTACCAGAACCACGCGTACGACGAGGTGGCGAGAGAGGATGACGACGGCGGACACTTTGGATaccagagaggaggaggaagtggcgGTGGGAGTGCCGAGGGGGAGGAACGACCACAGTTTTGACGATGGACATGATGAacaacaggtggcagcacacacaatcacacatgCAAACTCATGAAAACACAGAAACCCCTCACTCGTGCACTCTCTCACAAACACTGACATGCACagacacactctctctctccctctctcgcacataaaataaaatcaacactcTCACatgttgtctctctctctcataaaAATTGCAATCAACACTCTCACACATTCTCTATCCCTTTCTCTCTTATGAAATAACATCAACACTCTCACATTCTCTCTATCtctataaaataataacaacacacATACTCTCTCATTAAAATAAcactctctctcttgctctccctccctctctcataAATAACACCAACCTCTCACATTATGTCTTTCTTTTTCATAAATGAACACTCTcacaactctctctctctcataaaTAACACCAACCTCTCACATAATGtctctttctttttcataaATGAACACTCACCtacgctctctctcactcatgAACTAATATCAACACTCTCACACGCTGTCTCTCTCTTGCTCATCCCCCACTCAGATACTCAAAAACCTTCACACATAATACAGACTCTCTTACATACTGTACAGCGCAGTCTCACTCTCTCTCAGTGCTCTAAAACTCTCTCatgtgcacaaacacacaaaagtctcacacacacacacaaacactcctgctcactcactctctctcacaGGATAAGTAATCAATCACACCTCACACATACATACTTGCTCTCCCACGACAGACACACTTTCAAACCATGGAAACAGACAACATTCACTCATAGTTGTTCCACTCAGAAAACACCATTCACTCTCACACTCCCCCCCACCCtctccacacacacgcacactctttttctctctctcacaaaAACACCTAGACACATACAGACGCACATACACAGCAGCTCTTGTTGTTAACATTTGAAGGAAAGGTGGCTAACAGTCTTTTAACCCTAAGGTTGtgtttgagagtttttttatttaatatttcttGATGAttaaacccccccccacccccgcgcGTTGTAAGTTGATTTTGTTGTGCTTATGTTTTCCTCGTGTAAAATAAACATCACTTCTCAAAGTCCCcaaagtttattttatgtaAGAGTACAGCAGAGCAAAGCAAACACGAGGTCATGCGTTAGCACTAGCGCATCTGCTAACTTTTTCCACAGCCTGATTCCAAAACTGAATAAATTCATGTCAAATTTTTATCCAAAATTCAACGTATAACACCTCATCATGACATTTAGattattttgcatattatgtgcagctctgctttttatatattttcatgcgacaaaaaaaaaaaagccatcttcCTGCTCTCACACGTGGGCGCTCTTGGCATGATTGGCGGGCACGTCCGCCATGACAGCAGtggctccgcctcctcctcttcgcTGCCTGGAGTAGAAGAAGCTGCTCTCCCTGGCGAAGGCGCGGGGGTCaacgtcgccatggcaacagaggACCACGCCGCCGCCCAGGAAGCCGAGCGCCACGCCCGCCCAGCCGCAGTACAGCGACGAGCCGAAGGACATCAGACCCTTGTCCTGGTGGACCCCCACTGGGAACCACACGGTGGCCGCCAAGCCCAGCACGGCtgacaacacacacataaatactcacacatacacacaaagtgatacacacacaaactcacacacacagccaCTCACCCATGAGGAGTATGAGGCCACCGCCCACCCGGGCCCGCCTCTTCTTGCCGGCGGCGGAGTCATGTGGCAGACGCACGCAGGAAGTGGACGTGAGCACCAACAAGATGGCGGGAAGTCCCAGCAGGCTCGCGCACACCATCAGGGCACGCGATGCTTGCACGTGGGCTGACGCATGCAACAGCGACAACACACAACTTCAAAACACTTCTCAGAGACTCAGAGAATGTTTTAGTTAACTagaagtaaaattaaaataaatattttccttaatgaaaaaaaaataaaaacgaaaatgctatttaaaaaaacaaaaactgaaactacattttacatttacaaaactaactataattattgaatgaatgaacatttttcaaattagaGAGAAAATGTCGCTAGTTTTCatctttgttaattaattttatacatGAGCCtgtggggttgattttaaatgtgatttaaacatatttatttctatattaatcggaataaggacgtttgacaGTGTGTCGCACTGAAGTGACGTCatttagcagcagccaatagaaaagcacctttagagccaatagaaaagcacctttagaTGAGGTCACTCCCAGTTGCCAATTTtgcgtgtttgacttttggctagGAGTAGGCgggacttccaacttccgggttttcacatGCCTCGCCGTGTGCCCCTCAGTTGCGGAAACGGCGCTGACGTGCGAAACCCGGAAGTCTGAAGTGCGTGGCATCTAACCCCATTGCTCGCCTtgcctgctttttattttattcagccGAAACGTAATGCTCTAGGTAAGAAGGGCGGTTCTTTTTCATTTCCCAATGGTACTTATTAAATACTgaacacaagtaatacacaacataaaaacaataataaaaaaaaacgaagcatttaaaataaataattacaactgataaaaaacaacagggccaccctgaaaactaattaaaactaactaaatataaaaaagaaaaaaaaactcgaaaacgaaataaaaacgaactataatgaaaattccaaaactataataactttGCGTCACGCCAATTGTAATCTATGACATGGCGGTTACCGGGCAGATTGAGAATCTGGTTGAGCGCGGTGCAGTGGTAGAGCGCAGGCGCGATGACGCACTCGGCCCAGAGGCCGCGGGACCCCAGCTCGTCCATGCGCACGCAGGTGGCCTCGCTGTAGTCGCAGGTGCGCACCCAGTCGTTGGTCGCCGTGGCGACCATGAGGCACACCCAGCCCGCCATGACGGAGAAACTGCCGCACGCCTGCCGACACACCGGAGacatcacacacacagaaacaaacaCGGTcctcaaaagacaaaaaaaaaaagaagatgaaaatgACGAGATGAATTATGAAATAATCAATACACGCGTTCCTAACATCAGTTAAGCTCCTGAGTTGTGGGCTGCTCGTGCTGGAGTGGACTGTGCTGACTTTGAACGGGtgcaaaaaaggtgaaaaacgTCACGTGGGCACACTAAAGCTAATCTAAAGCAGATGCACAGACAAAAACCAGCCAGAGGCCgaacagcaggaaaaaaaaaaggcttcaggAAAGTAAGAAACAACTTTTCCAACAGCTCACCTGCGTTCACGAGGCCTCCTGCTGGACACACAAGAGACAGCAACAATTTGGCTCTTTGGCGCCCTCCACTGGCCCAAACACGCACATTGTTAGCAACTTAgttgcataaaaacaaatttccataatatggggagagattttaaattcatacaaatatatattaagCTACACAAATAAGCGCAATGAGCATCAATCACGACTTGTAAATATTCCATTCTGCTTGTGAGTTTGTGGATCGACGGGCACGCACATTTATATTAGAGACAATCGTCAGGCACGACCACAAAATTCACAAGTTCCAAACATTCACGTGTGGAGAGGCCCGTCCCTTTTCCATCCGCTAGGAGGCAGTGTTGTTGAACCCATTGAACATTAGCGACAAAACAGAACGAAACGGCAGAAGAGCGTTTTTCAAGCCAAAAGAAGCTGTCAAAacacatacttaaaaaaatcgttttaaatttttgaatttcccatttttaaacaaaaaaacgggaAGTGACTCGTTGCCGTTCATTGGAGGCATTGGCAGTATACTGTAGTTGCGTGAATAATTGATGGCCACaaagcctactttgaaaccctactttgaacatatatatatatatatatatttttttacagttaaatGTTTTAACTAATAATATAGCcagtattataattttttaacctgttttgaaaccctactctaGTTTCAACCCTACCTTGAAAtcttaaccctagtttaaatcATTGTATGATTACACTACAGGCCGAGGCCTCCCTGTGTTAGCaggttagcatgttagcttcttTAAAGGCTAAAAAAATGTCTTATATGCATGATAGTAGGCAGGATttgtatacatgtttttttttttttttttttttttgcaccgacTCGCTCCAGCTCTGTCGTTGGAATAATAGTAGCAGGCAGCCAACACCAGGGGGAGACTGTTGTACACTTGACACAATTGCATGTTAGGAAGTAAATGCTGTAATGTTCATTTTacactgaacaaaaaaagatgaagctTCGGGAAACGTTCTTGTAAATGATGACCGTAAAGGTGAGTTGAATTTGACCTATTTTAACACTTTCCGCTCCCAAATTACTTGAAAGTCTTCGACGCATTCACGCTTATGTAGTAGGTGGAATCACTACACTCATACAGTTTGCTAGTTTATGTTACTTTACAATTATCCATTATTTTACATAGCTAGTTAGGTTGCTTTAAATGATTAATTTCTTTACACACACTTTGCG
Protein-coding sequences here:
- the LOC144040158 gene encoding solute carrier family 7 member 14-like isoform X2 encodes the protein MSSWLHRVSWADAWYHASSRLLRTKPVGAMAHGGGDRDEDLTELAGDSPVGLAKVLTTLDLVSLGVGSCVGTGMYVVAGLVAKAVAGPGVILSFVIAAAASILSGVCYAEFGVRVPKTTGSAYTYSYVTVGEFVAFLIGWNLILEYLIGTAAGASALSSMFDSLANHSISHYMIAHLGTLRGLGKGEDTFPDLLAMFIVLLVTLIVALGVRNSVMQGAATCFYAFIGFDIIATTGEEAQNPNTSIPYAITASLVMCLSAYVSVSVILTLMVPYDLIDGSAPLMEMFAAHGFLWGKYTVAVGSIAGLSVSLLGSLFPMPRVIYAMATDGLLFRSLSHVSAFTHTPAAACVVSGTLASFLALLVSLRDLIEMMSIGTLLAYTLVSVCVLLLRYQPDHEESEGLPAKDRLDIDCSSIDDPSDGEGDHGDFHTGPASPLQRLLGAHYQTLRARLGVPAASARPTAWTGRTVTRCTLAFFFLSFLLWTAVIFGVERGAGTGAAIWGLTAALLAAALAALLLIVLRQPQSGRSLAYMAPCVPFVPAAAILVNSYLMLKLSPLTWARFAIWCAIGLLIYALYGVWHSSLEVSAREEEAHASSYQRFDDHLDETFAAPEDDEPYRGWAAPHEQDSRYQNHAYDEVAREDDDGGHFGYQRGGGSGGGSAEGEERPQF
- the LOC144040162 gene encoding claudin-11-like isoform X1, which produces MSPVCRQACGSFSVMAGWVCLMVATATNDWVRTCDYSEATCVRMDELGSRGLWAECVIAPALYHCTALNQILNLPAHVQASRALMVCASLLGLPAILLVLTSTSCVRLPHDSAAGKKRRARVGGGLILLMAVLGLAATVWFPVGVHQDKGLMSFGSSLYCGWAGVALGFLGGGVVLCCHGDVDPRAFARESSFFYSRQRRGGGGATAVMADVPANHAKSAHV
- the LOC144040162 gene encoding claudin-11-like isoform X2, encoding MAGWVCLMVATATNDWVRTCDYSEATCVRMDELGSRGLWAECVIAPALYHCTALNQILNLPAHVQASRALMVCASLLGLPAILLVLTSTSCVRLPHDSAAGKKRRARVGGGLILLMAVLGLAATVWFPVGVHQDKGLMSFGSSLYCGWAGVALGFLGGGVVLCCHGDVDPRAFARESSFFYSRQRRGGGGATAVMADVPANHAKSAHV